A region of Salinibacter sp. 10B DNA encodes the following proteins:
- a CDS encoding zf-HC2 domain-containing protein has product MSEHHQRYSDLMVEALYGEIEPEDQRRLETHLDDCEACAQEFAELQDTLDVMAQRERTELPEAYWDSYCRRLEERRAKREQTPIDRLRVWWHSLPVLLPQTRGQWAFQGAVALVVLAVGLWGGLRVSPGARSQTADEAPSSILNLRPITEPTSPPYETAQPILRGINDITFDVQEGTVAIRYRTTNRITVRGRPTDPTIRRLLRAALLDNNNPASQLHAMKTVERSSIAPDEDLVQALTYLVRKEQNPNLQLRALRSLRALYRDTSMTTDTRSVLVNLLLDTSASEALRVEALQTLRATSSMPEPSLLYPVRDDSNAYLRYQARAALQEVPSFNRSSLEN; this is encoded by the coding sequence ATGAGTGAGCATCATCAAAGGTATAGTGATCTGATGGTAGAGGCCCTCTACGGCGAAATTGAGCCGGAGGACCAACGCCGACTGGAAACGCACCTGGACGACTGTGAGGCGTGTGCACAGGAGTTTGCCGAGCTGCAGGACACCCTCGACGTGATGGCCCAACGCGAGCGGACAGAGCTGCCGGAAGCGTACTGGGACAGCTACTGTCGGCGTCTAGAGGAACGACGGGCCAAACGCGAACAAACGCCGATCGACCGGCTGCGGGTGTGGTGGCACTCGCTCCCTGTGCTTCTGCCACAAACGCGTGGGCAATGGGCCTTCCAGGGAGCGGTGGCCCTCGTCGTGCTCGCCGTGGGACTGTGGGGAGGACTCCGGGTGTCTCCCGGTGCACGGTCGCAAACGGCCGACGAAGCTCCGTCCTCCATTCTCAATCTCCGCCCGATCACGGAACCAACCAGTCCCCCCTACGAGACGGCGCAACCAATTCTGCGCGGCATCAACGACATCACGTTCGACGTCCAGGAAGGCACCGTGGCCATCCGGTACCGCACCACCAACCGTATTACCGTCCGCGGCCGCCCCACCGACCCTACGATCCGGCGCCTGCTGCGAGCAGCCCTCCTCGACAACAACAATCCGGCGTCGCAACTCCACGCGATGAAGACGGTCGAACGGTCCTCAATCGCCCCCGACGAGGATCTGGTGCAGGCCCTTACGTATCTGGTTCGCAAAGAACAAAACCCAAACCTGCAACTCCGCGCGCTGCGGTCACTTCGCGCCCTATACCGAGACACGTCGATGACCACTGATACCCGCAGCGTCCTCGTCAACCTACTGCTTGATACGAGCGCGTCGGAGGCACTTCGCGTAGAGGCGCTGCAGACGCTCAGGGCCACATCGTCGATGCCTGAGCCGAGCCTCCTGTATCCGGTACGAGACGACTCAAACGCGTACCTGCGCTATCAGGCCCGGGCCGCGCTTCAAGAGGTTCCCTCCTTCAACCGCTCATCTCTGGAAAACTGA
- a CDS encoding DUF4097 family beta strand repeat-containing protein has translation MTLRSRFAFLFALLLILPVSAPAQQIESTSGGVTATINKTFAVEPGGTLDLQARNGSITVTGGDRSEVVVEETIRFDDASRSEANEFLEEYPTSYDVTNGTVRIRGPEGNGNDWSWWGNASDDVQYTYVVQVPRQFSTKLQTSGGSLSISNLEGEIQGQTAGGSVTTERITGNVQVRTAGGSLTLRDIDGRVQGETAGGSVEVTTVTGPANVRTAGGSIRIESVDDSVSAETAGGSIHVDGVEGGLTARTSGGDIIVRGVTQTVEAKTSGGDIELEDIGGRVVVKTSGGDIIGRGLHVAVDARTSAGDIEFRNVQASITAKTSVGDVVVKSTAAEYAANPALRLQTSHGDIEVTLSSGLPATIRAKVEGYGGIGRDEIRSDVPLTREGGDGEPLRATGQMNGGGPTIELETSGGSIHIWTSDS, from the coding sequence ATGACGCTCCGATCCCGTTTTGCATTCTTGTTCGCACTCCTACTCATCCTGCCGGTGTCCGCTCCGGCCCAGCAGATTGAATCAACGAGCGGCGGCGTTACCGCTACCATCAACAAGACGTTCGCCGTCGAGCCCGGCGGCACACTCGACCTCCAGGCTCGCAACGGCAGCATCACCGTCACGGGCGGCGACCGCAGCGAGGTCGTCGTGGAAGAGACCATCCGGTTTGACGATGCCTCTCGCTCAGAAGCAAACGAGTTTCTCGAGGAATACCCAACGAGCTACGACGTCACGAACGGCACCGTGCGGATTCGTGGCCCTGAGGGCAATGGCAACGACTGGAGCTGGTGGGGCAATGCCAGCGACGACGTGCAGTACACCTACGTCGTGCAGGTGCCGCGCCAATTCAGCACAAAGCTCCAAACGAGCGGCGGATCCCTCTCGATCTCGAACCTGGAGGGCGAGATACAGGGCCAAACCGCGGGCGGCTCCGTCACCACCGAGCGCATCACTGGGAATGTGCAGGTGCGGACGGCGGGTGGGTCGCTCACCCTCCGCGACATTGACGGCCGCGTCCAGGGGGAAACGGCCGGCGGCTCTGTAGAGGTGACGACGGTCACCGGTCCAGCGAACGTGCGAACGGCCGGGGGCTCCATTCGGATCGAAAGCGTGGACGACAGCGTCTCGGCCGAAACGGCGGGCGGCTCAATTCACGTTGACGGAGTCGAGGGGGGACTGACGGCTCGAACGTCCGGCGGAGACATCATTGTACGCGGTGTGACACAGACAGTGGAGGCCAAAACGTCGGGTGGTGACATCGAGCTTGAAGACATCGGGGGACGCGTGGTCGTTAAAACCTCCGGGGGGGACATCATTGGTCGAGGGCTCCACGTAGCTGTTGATGCCCGGACCTCGGCCGGCGATATTGAGTTCCGAAACGTGCAGGCCAGCATCACGGCAAAGACCTCCGTCGGGGACGTGGTGGTGAAAAGTACCGCCGCAGAATATGCAGCCAACCCCGCCCTGCGCTTGCAAACCTCTCACGGCGACATTGAAGTCACGCTGTCCTCCGGTCTCCCCGCAACGATTCGAGCCAAGGTGGAGGGATACGGTGGCATCGGCAGGGACGAAATCCGGAGCGACGTGCCCCTCACGCGTGAAGGGGGCGACGGAGAACCGCTGCGGGCCACTGGGCAAATGAACGGTGGCGGCCCCACTATTGAGCTCGAAACCAGTGGGGGCAGTATTCACATTTGGACGAGTGACTCCTGA
- a CDS encoding aldo/keto reductase: METTSLPALDQDVSRVGLGTWAIGGWQWGGTDERQSIDTILSALDRGINLIDTAPVYGFGRSEEIVGKALSQYGQREDVVLATKVALDWDEDGSVVRRATPERIRTEITDSLERLQTDYIDLYQVHWPDPLVPVDEAARVLRELRDEGLIRAIGVSNFSPSQMDTFRRAAPLATCQPPYNLFERHAEDGVLPYCLQEDIGLLTYGALCRGLLSGTMSKDRSFEGDDLRQTDPKFQEPLFDQYLTAVDRLDQFAQEHYGRRVIHLAVRWILDQGVNVALWGAREPAQLDPVDGIDDWSLTDEDLDEIDRILDETVDAFPAPDFMAPPVRNEATT; encoded by the coding sequence GTGGAAACGACCTCCCTGCCCGCCCTCGATCAAGATGTCTCGCGCGTTGGCCTCGGCACCTGGGCCATCGGGGGATGGCAGTGGGGCGGCACCGACGAGCGCCAGTCCATCGACACAATTCTCTCTGCCCTCGACCGCGGCATCAATCTGATCGACACCGCACCGGTCTACGGCTTCGGGCGATCCGAAGAGATCGTGGGGAAGGCCCTCAGCCAGTACGGCCAGCGCGAAGACGTGGTGCTGGCGACAAAAGTGGCCCTCGACTGGGACGAGGACGGATCCGTCGTGCGGCGCGCGACCCCCGAACGCATCCGTACCGAGATCACCGACTCCCTGGAGCGACTGCAAACGGACTACATCGACCTCTACCAAGTGCACTGGCCCGACCCGCTCGTGCCGGTAGACGAAGCGGCACGAGTCCTCCGCGAACTTCGAGACGAGGGGCTGATCCGTGCCATCGGGGTAAGCAACTTTTCTCCGTCCCAGATGGACACCTTTCGCCGGGCGGCCCCTCTGGCCACCTGCCAACCCCCGTACAACCTCTTCGAGCGGCACGCCGAGGACGGCGTCCTTCCCTACTGCCTGCAAGAAGACATCGGGCTCCTCACGTACGGCGCCCTCTGCCGCGGACTGCTGAGCGGCACGATGTCGAAGGATCGCTCGTTCGAGGGGGACGACCTGCGGCAGACGGATCCGAAGTTTCAGGAGCCGCTGTTCGACCAGTACCTCACGGCCGTGGACCGGCTCGACCAATTCGCGCAGGAGCACTATGGGCGCCGGGTGATCCACCTCGCGGTGCGCTGGATTCTGGATCAAGGGGTGAACGTTGCCCTCTGGGGCGCCCGGGAGCCCGCTCAGCTCGATCCGGTCGATGGCATAGACGACTGGTCACTCACCGACGAGGACCTGGACGAGATCGACCGGATCCTCGACGAGACCGTCGACGCGTTCCCGGCGCCTGACTTTATGGCCCCGCCGGTCCGGAACGAGGCTACGACTTGA
- a CDS encoding proline dehydrogenase family protein: MKLPFFLASRFVAGETLDAALPVLDELNSDGLHVALDKLGEHVYDREVAEAARDTYIDLVHTLADRTNNDLRNRISIKLSMMGQLIDEDFCLDNLRQLLEVAARNDIFVRLDMEGSDLTESTLDLFEAAYDDFPNHVGPVLQAMLRRTDRDIDRMCELGASVRLCKGAYAEPKAIAFQDMSRIRERYVDYMERLLQHTEYSGIATHDDQIIDATKSFADRNDIEPETFEFQMLYGLRRETQREMVEDGYNMMVYVPYGTEWFPYFSRRLREKKENVWFVLKALFKS; encoded by the coding sequence ATGAAGCTTCCATTTTTCCTCGCCAGTCGGTTTGTGGCTGGCGAAACGCTCGATGCAGCTCTTCCGGTTCTCGACGAACTCAACTCGGACGGATTACACGTTGCCCTTGATAAACTCGGGGAGCACGTCTACGACCGTGAGGTTGCCGAAGCGGCTCGGGATACGTATATCGATCTCGTGCATACCCTCGCTGATCGAACGAACAACGATCTGCGCAACCGTATCTCCATCAAACTCTCCATGATGGGGCAGCTCATCGACGAGGATTTTTGTCTCGACAATCTCCGGCAGCTGTTGGAAGTGGCTGCCCGGAACGACATTTTCGTGCGGCTGGACATGGAAGGAAGTGACCTCACGGAGTCCACGCTCGACCTGTTTGAAGCGGCCTACGACGACTTCCCCAACCACGTGGGGCCCGTTCTTCAAGCCATGCTCCGTCGCACGGATCGCGACATCGATCGCATGTGCGAACTCGGGGCCAGCGTGCGCCTCTGCAAGGGCGCATACGCGGAGCCGAAGGCCATTGCCTTTCAGGATATGAGTCGGATTCGAGAGCGGTATGTGGACTACATGGAGCGACTGCTTCAGCACACCGAGTACTCCGGCATCGCCACGCACGACGACCAGATCATTGACGCTACGAAGTCGTTCGCCGATCGCAACGACATTGAGCCGGAGACCTTCGAGTTTCAGATGCTCTACGGCCTCCGGCGGGAGACGCAGCGAGAGATGGTCGAGGACGGGTACAACATGATGGTGTACGTTCCCTACGGCACGGAGTGGTTTCCGTACTTCTCGCGGCGCCTTCGGGAGAAGAAGGAAAACGTGTGGTTCGTGTTGAAGGCGCTCTTCAAGTCGTAG
- a CDS encoding adenosylcobalamin-dependent ribonucleoside-diphosphate reductase, with product MSQSPPSSANASSESAPPETAPPASNGRGDGAVRMAPAADVPDGQFQLDQSDRIDDDRTNADIFETAISEEVYEQNYQYGTDTHVPDTWYRNARYLASVEKDEARWTKRFYQLLSGDGLSTGPFPFTPGGRIFANAGTSLGKATLINCFVSGFQGYDQDSMDEIQAELTRQAKILASEGGYGFCAHVMRPRGSRIGGVGSMTPGAVQMLDVWNEQAATIVAGSGMQSDRDDVKDKIRKGAQMVTMGVWHPDIVEFIKAKQEPGRLHKFNMSVLVNDEFMEAVKNDDTWALRFPDFENEKEFYKEHWNGNLQEYKAKGGTVNVWRDPATGEKAIYDAREIWDLIMDSTYNRNEPGVIFVDTINRENNLQYAEHINATNPCGEQVLPVGGVCLLGNFNLTQFVDQDAGEIDYDLLDELIPRAVRFLDNVNDLSYVPLEEQRRNLQEKRRIGLGHFGDGSALMMMKKRYGSEDGVKVMREFQQHLANKAYQASARLAEEKGAFPLFDKDEYLSSPFVQRLSDETREMIGDLGLRNSHLLSIQPTGNTSTLANAPSSGIEPVFMHSYIRTAEQPALPDELTAPEMSPRAYSAGDTVDADGTTWSAEEHGDEVVLRCADDGYTQWQIHPTRGICKDEKVEDYAVRHMKDRGEWDPEADWAVTTRDLDVDDHLRQMEALAPFIDSSMSKTVNVPQDYPFEEFKSLYQKAWETGSIKGVTTYRAGTMSAVLSGDDEDENNTVPRTEAPDRPDELPCAIHRVRYRGDHWTILVGFLEEDPYEVFAFTADGEAPLFGEPQDRIDEGVIRKNESRHYSLLTPEGDVVIDDITSNMPSDEVRVETRLVSTALRHGSKVDFLVEQLKKAEGSIASFGRAMAKALTAHADDHEVTCDKCGSSNVRHVEGCMQCADCGHSRCS from the coding sequence ATGTCCCAATCCCCTCCCTCCTCGGCGAACGCCTCTTCCGAATCCGCTCCCCCCGAGACCGCACCGCCGGCCTCTAATGGACGGGGCGACGGCGCTGTCCGTATGGCCCCCGCCGCCGACGTGCCCGATGGACAGTTTCAGCTCGACCAGAGCGACCGCATCGACGACGATCGCACGAACGCGGACATCTTTGAAACGGCCATCTCGGAGGAGGTCTACGAGCAAAATTATCAGTACGGCACCGACACGCACGTGCCGGATACGTGGTATCGGAATGCCCGCTACCTCGCCTCCGTCGAGAAAGATGAGGCCCGCTGGACGAAACGCTTCTACCAGCTGCTCAGCGGGGACGGTCTGTCGACCGGCCCTTTTCCCTTCACCCCTGGCGGTCGCATCTTCGCCAACGCCGGCACCTCGCTCGGCAAAGCAACGCTGATCAACTGCTTCGTCTCTGGCTTTCAGGGGTACGACCAGGACTCGATGGACGAGATCCAGGCGGAGCTGACCCGGCAGGCCAAGATCCTGGCGAGTGAGGGCGGATACGGCTTCTGTGCACACGTCATGCGCCCCCGCGGCTCTCGCATCGGTGGCGTCGGATCGATGACGCCGGGGGCGGTACAGATGCTGGACGTGTGGAACGAGCAGGCCGCGACCATCGTCGCCGGCTCCGGCATGCAGTCCGACCGTGACGACGTGAAGGACAAAATCCGGAAGGGCGCTCAGATGGTCACGATGGGCGTGTGGCACCCGGACATCGTCGAGTTTATCAAGGCGAAGCAGGAGCCGGGACGCCTGCACAAATTCAACATGTCGGTGCTCGTCAACGACGAGTTCATGGAGGCGGTGAAGAACGATGACACGTGGGCCCTCCGCTTTCCCGACTTTGAGAACGAGAAGGAGTTCTACAAAGAGCATTGGAACGGCAACCTGCAGGAGTACAAGGCCAAGGGAGGAACCGTAAACGTGTGGCGCGATCCCGCTACCGGCGAGAAGGCGATCTATGACGCGCGGGAAATCTGGGATCTGATCATGGATTCCACCTACAACAGAAACGAGCCCGGCGTCATCTTCGTCGACACCATCAACCGGGAAAACAACCTCCAGTACGCCGAGCACATCAATGCCACGAACCCGTGTGGCGAGCAGGTGCTGCCGGTCGGCGGCGTATGCCTGCTGGGCAACTTCAACCTGACGCAGTTTGTCGATCAGGACGCGGGGGAAATCGACTACGACCTGCTCGATGAGCTTATCCCGCGGGCGGTTCGCTTCCTCGACAATGTGAACGACCTCTCGTACGTCCCCCTAGAGGAGCAACGCCGCAACCTGCAAGAGAAGCGCCGCATCGGCCTCGGCCACTTCGGCGACGGCTCGGCACTCATGATGATGAAGAAGCGCTACGGGTCGGAGGACGGCGTGAAGGTCATGCGCGAGTTTCAGCAGCACCTGGCCAACAAGGCCTACCAGGCCAGTGCGCGATTGGCGGAAGAGAAGGGCGCGTTCCCGCTCTTCGACAAGGACGAGTACCTGTCCAGCCCGTTCGTGCAGCGCCTCTCCGACGAAACGCGCGAGATGATTGGCGACCTCGGCCTGCGCAACTCGCACCTCCTCTCAATCCAGCCAACGGGCAACACCTCGACCCTGGCCAACGCGCCGTCGAGTGGCATCGAGCCGGTGTTCATGCACAGCTACATCCGCACCGCCGAGCAGCCCGCCCTGCCCGACGAGCTGACCGCTCCGGAGATGTCCCCACGGGCCTACTCGGCCGGCGATACCGTGGACGCCGATGGCACCACCTGGAGCGCCGAGGAGCACGGCGACGAGGTGGTGCTCCGCTGTGCCGACGACGGCTACACGCAGTGGCAGATCCACCCGACGCGCGGCATCTGTAAAGATGAGAAGGTAGAGGATTACGCCGTGCGCCACATGAAGGATCGGGGCGAATGGGACCCCGAAGCCGACTGGGCCGTCACGACCCGCGACCTCGACGTCGACGATCATCTGCGCCAGATGGAGGCCCTCGCGCCCTTCATCGACTCCTCGATGTCCAAAACGGTAAATGTGCCGCAGGACTACCCCTTCGAGGAGTTTAAAAGCCTCTATCAGAAGGCCTGGGAGACCGGCTCCATCAAGGGCGTGACCACCTACCGCGCCGGTACCATGAGCGCCGTTCTCTCCGGCGACGACGAGGACGAAAACAACACCGTGCCGCGCACGGAGGCCCCAGACCGGCCGGACGAACTGCCGTGTGCCATCCATCGCGTCCGCTACCGCGGCGATCACTGGACGATTCTCGTGGGCTTCCTCGAAGAGGACCCCTACGAGGTCTTTGCATTCACGGCCGACGGCGAAGCCCCGCTCTTCGGTGAGCCGCAGGATCGGATCGACGAGGGCGTCATCCGGAAAAATGAAAGCCGGCACTACTCGCTCCTTACCCCCGAGGGCGACGTCGTGATCGACGACATCACGAGCAACATGCCCTCCGATGAGGTCCGCGTCGAAACCCGACTGGTCTCGACGGCCCTCCGCCACGGCTCGAAGGTGGACTTCCTCGTCGAGCAGTTGAAGAAGGCCGAAGGCTCGATTGCGTCCTTCGGACGCGCGATGGCGAAGGCCCTCACGGCCCACGCCGACGACCACGAGGTCACTTGTGACAAGTGCGGATCCTCCAACGTACGCCACGTTGAGGGCTGCATGCAGTGCGCCGACTGCGGCCACTCACGGTGCAGCTAG
- a CDS encoding arylsulfatase, with translation MIRFSSFSLAGVVLALLVFGTGCNTTDSGPSSSHPNVLVLLADDQGWGDLGLTGNTTVRTPHLDALAQQGAVFEHFYVQPVCSPTRAELLTGRYHPRGGVYGTSAGAERLDLNEHTMAEAFQRAGYATGIFGKWHNGSQYPYHPNGRGFDTFYGFASGHWGHYFDWTLEQNADLVTGDGYLPDDLTDHALSFIEAHRDKPFFVYLPYNTPHSPMQVPDRFFDRYADAALQDEHRYAERENKTKTRAALAMAENLDWNVGRLLDRLDALNLTRETIVLYFSDNGPNGWRWNANMRGRKGSTDEGGVRVPMIVRWPGEIAAGTNIETIAGAIDLFPTLTDLADIPTGTDTTFDGRSLKPLLLNQNSDGWPDRRLFAHWRGDVSVRTPQFRLDHEGRLYDLSADQRQRTNVADEHPAVAAELRAAVANWKERLLPELDQKDRPFPIGYPEFPTTRLPARDGTGHGTIERSNRFPNSSFFRHWTRPSDSITWDVRVNTPGQYRATVYYTLAEENKGAELELRFQEESVRTRVTTVHNPPLVGQARDRIPRQESYVKTFRPLNLGTIRLDTGRGPLVLQAPEIPGREAIDLRWMELTLLEEDTEAPDS, from the coding sequence ATGATCCGATTCTCCTCCTTTAGTCTAGCCGGGGTCGTCCTTGCTCTTCTGGTATTCGGGACCGGCTGCAATACCACCGATTCCGGCCCCTCGTCCTCCCACCCCAACGTTCTTGTCCTACTCGCCGACGATCAGGGATGGGGCGACCTCGGCCTCACGGGCAACACCACCGTTCGAACGCCTCACCTCGACGCACTCGCCCAGCAGGGCGCAGTCTTTGAGCACTTTTATGTACAACCGGTTTGCTCCCCCACCCGCGCCGAACTGCTTACGGGTCGGTATCATCCACGAGGCGGCGTCTACGGCACCTCGGCAGGGGCGGAGCGACTGGACCTCAACGAGCATACGATGGCGGAGGCGTTTCAGCGGGCCGGATATGCAACCGGAATCTTTGGCAAGTGGCACAACGGCTCGCAGTATCCCTACCACCCAAACGGCCGGGGCTTCGATACCTTCTACGGTTTTGCTTCGGGCCACTGGGGACACTACTTCGATTGGACGCTGGAACAGAATGCGGACCTCGTGACGGGAGACGGCTACCTCCCCGATGATCTCACGGACCACGCCCTCTCCTTCATCGAGGCGCATCGGGACAAGCCGTTCTTTGTCTATTTGCCCTACAACACGCCGCACTCGCCCATGCAGGTGCCGGACCGATTTTTCGACCGGTATGCGGATGCCGCTCTTCAAGACGAGCACCGCTACGCCGAGCGCGAGAACAAGACCAAGACCCGGGCCGCCCTCGCGATGGCAGAAAACCTAGACTGGAACGTCGGACGGCTCCTCGACCGGCTCGACGCGCTCAACCTTACTCGCGAAACGATCGTCCTATACTTCAGCGACAACGGACCCAACGGGTGGCGGTGGAATGCCAACATGCGAGGTCGAAAGGGCTCGACCGATGAGGGCGGTGTACGCGTGCCGATGATTGTCCGCTGGCCGGGAGAGATTGCTGCGGGAACCAACATCGAGACCATTGCAGGGGCCATTGACCTCTTTCCCACCCTCACGGATCTGGCCGATATCCCAACTGGCACCGACACGACATTTGACGGCCGAAGCCTGAAGCCCCTTCTCCTCAACCAGAATTCCGACGGATGGCCCGACCGGCGTCTTTTTGCCCACTGGCGGGGCGACGTGAGCGTCCGTACCCCGCAGTTTCGGCTCGACCATGAAGGCCGGCTCTACGACCTCTCCGCGGACCAACGACAACGGACGAACGTGGCCGACGAGCATCCGGCCGTGGCTGCTGAGCTCCGTGCGGCAGTGGCGAACTGGAAAGAACGACTGCTTCCCGAACTGGACCAAAAAGACCGTCCGTTTCCGATCGGCTACCCTGAATTTCCGACCACCCGTCTCCCTGCCCGCGACGGGACGGGCCACGGCACGATTGAGCGGAGCAACCGCTTCCCCAACAGCTCGTTCTTCCGACACTGGACGCGCCCCTCCGACTCCATTACGTGGGACGTACGGGTCAATACGCCGGGCCAGTACCGAGCGACGGTCTACTATACGCTCGCGGAGGAAAATAAGGGAGCAGAGCTCGAGCTCCGGTTCCAGGAGGAGTCGGTTCGAACGAGGGTGACGACCGTCCACAACCCACCGCTCGTTGGACAGGCACGAGACCGCATTCCGCGACAGGAGTCGTACGTGAAGACCTTTCGCCCCCTGAATCTCGGCACCATTCGTCTCGACACTGGACGGGGTCCCCTGGTCTTGCAGGCCCCCGAAATCCCCGGGCGTGAGGCCATTGACCTACGCTGGATGGAGCTGACCCTACTCGAGGAGGATACCGAAGCCCCCGACTCGTAG